A part of Lacerta agilis isolate rLacAgi1 chromosome 7, rLacAgi1.pri, whole genome shotgun sequence genomic DNA contains:
- the LOC117049689 gene encoding protein S100-A10-like: protein MPSQLEHAMENTMFTFPKFAGDKNYLTKEDLQQLMEKEVPGYMENQKDPMAINPIVKNLEECRDGKVSFEGYLSLITGLTNGCNKYYATR, encoded by the coding sequence ATGCCATCCCAGCTAGAACACGCCATGGAGAACACCATGTTCACTTTCCCCAAATTTGCGGGTGACAAGAACTATCTGACGAAGGAAGATCTCCAGCAGCTGATGGAGAAGGAGGTCCCTGGATATATGGAAAACCAGAAAGATCCGATGGCCATCAACCCGATCGTGAAGAATCTAGAAGAGTGTCGGGATGGCAAAGTCAGCTTTGAGGGCTACCTCTCTCTCATTACTGGGCTCACCAACGGATGCAACAAGTATTACGCAACAAGATGA